One stretch of Arthrobacter polaris DNA includes these proteins:
- a CDS encoding NAD(P)-dependent oxidoreductase translates to MKVLITGGAGFIGSHVVRAARARNWEVRVLDSLTQEAXPHRPVPDPSVEFIEGDVCDPDAVARALNGVAVVLHQSAKVGLGVDFSDAPGYVRNNDLATAVLLAGMDRADVRRMVLASSMVVYGEGAYRDHSGTLVRPGPRRQEDLAAGIFXPRNPATGELLVPALITEDAVLDPRNVYATSKVAQENLVRVWAHTTAGAAIALRYHNVYGPGMPKNTPYAGVASIFRSALSGGDAPRVFEDGAQRRSFIHASDIAQANIAAAQALCANAAAPFRTYNVGADHVNTVGEMAQAMSAFSGGPAPQVTGEYRMGDVRHVTATSARIKTELGWAPQRSFAEGIAEFMLAPMRGD, encoded by the coding sequence ATGAAGGTTCTCATTACTGGNGGCGCCGGATTCATCGGCTCCCACGTGGTGCGAGCGGCACGGGCCCGCAATTGGGAAGTGCGCGTGCTGGACTCACTCACACAGGAAGCGCANCCCCACCGCCCCGTTCCTGACCCAAGCGTTGAATTCATCGAAGGTGACGTCTGTGACCCGGACGCTGTGGCCCGTGCACTTAACGGGGTGGCCGTGGTGCTTCATCAAAGTGCCAAAGTGGGACTGGGTGTGGACTTCTCCGACGCCCCCGGCTATGTACGCAACAACGATCTTGCCACGGCGGTGCTGCTGGCCGGAATGGACCGGGCAGATGTGCGGCGGATGGTGTTAGCGTCCTCGATGGTGGTGTACGGTGAGGGCGCCTACCGCGATCACAGCGGCACGCTGGTACGGCCGGGGCCCCGGCGNCAGGAAGACCTTGCAGCGGGCATCTTTGANCCCCGCAATCCGGCCACNGGGGAGTTGCTGGTGCCGGCCCTGATCACCGAGGACGCCGTGCTGGATCCGAGGAATGTTTACGCAACCTCCAAAGTGGCCCAGGAGAACCTTGTCCGCGTGTGGGCGCACACCACGGCAGGTGCTGCCATAGCACTTAGGTACCACAACGTGTACGGCCCGGGAATGCCCAAGAACACCCCTTACGCCGGGGTGGCGAGCATTTTCCGCTCTGCGTTGTCCGGTGGTGATGCTCCGCGCGTGTTTGAAGACGGTGCACAACGGCGCAGTTTCATCCATGCCAGTGATATTGCCCAAGCCAATATCGCAGCAGCGCAGGCACTGTGCGCCAACGCCGCAGCGCCTTTTCGAACCTACAATGTTGGCGCAGATCACGTGAACACGGTNGGGGAGATGGCCCAGGCGATGAGTGCCTTCAGCGGCGGGCCGGCACCGCAGGTCACCGGCGAATACCGTATGGGAGACGTCCGCCATGTCACGGCAACATCGGCGCGTATCAAAACCGAACTCGGTTGGGCACCGCAAAGGAGTTTTGCCGAAGGCATAGCCGAGTTCATGCTCGCCCCGATGAGGGGTGACTAG
- a CDS encoding sensor histidine kinase KdpD codes for MSSRDLLTILTLVLIWAASIGAATMVLQWLLRRSSIVLQICLVVVAAVGVLVAGLVGAFNAMFISAHDLEVMWYIVGIASALAVLVAVVFGLGVARNTRALISAARSIGRGETVIPTRNVSSELAALALEMQSTSEKLEESRRRVEAVEXARRELVAWVSHDLRTXXASMRAMTEALEDGVVEDVQDYYRKIIAQSDRMAVMVNDLLELSKIQAGTLVVTMETMDLYDLVSDAIADLAPLAKQRRVAVNGDQVRSTLASVDSASMGRAVRNVILNALMYTKPESTVHIAVDSEPGWAVVAVQDACGGISEQDLPKLFTTGWRSTSERARTAFSGAGVGLSMVAGIAQAHRGEVAVENAGDGCRVTLRIPTAAG; via the coding sequence ATGTCCAGTCGTGACCTTCTGACCATCTTGACGCTGGTACTGATCTGGGCCGCCTCGATCGGCGCAGCCACGATGGTCCTGCAATGGCTGCTGCGCCGCTCTTCCATCGTGTTACAGATCTGCCTTGTTGTTGTCGCCGCCGTCGGCGTACTGGTTGCGGGCCTCGTTGGTGCGTTCAACGCCATGTTTATTTCCGCCCACGACCTTGAGGTGATGTGGTACATCGTGGGGATCGCCTCCGCGCTGGCCGTACTTGTGGCCGTCGTGTTTGGGCTGGGCGTGGCACGCAATACGAGGGCACTGATCAGTGCAGCCCGGAGCATCGGTCGTGGCGAAACTGTTATCCCTACCCGAAACGTGAGTTCAGAACTAGCCGCCCTTGCCCTGGAAATGCAATCGACGAGCGAGAAACTAGAAGAATCCCGCCGCCGGGTAGAGGCGGTAGAGNGGGCGCGCCGTGAGCTGGTGGCGTGGGTTTCACACGATCTGCGTACCNCCNTGGCCAGCATGCGTGCCATGACCGAGGCGTTGGAAGACGGCGTCGTGGAGGATGTCCAGGACTACTACCGAAAGATCATCGCCCAATCCGACCGTATGGCCGTGATGGTCAATGACTTGCTTGAACTTTCCAAAATCCAGGCTGGGACACTGGTGGTCACCATGGAAACCATGGACCTGTATGACTTGGTCAGCGATGCTATTGCCGATCTGGCCCCGCTGGCCAAACAACGCCGCGTGGCCGTCAACGGTGACCAGGTGAGGTCCACCCTAGCGTCAGTAGATAGTGCATCGATGGGCCGGGCTGTGCGCAACGTCATCCTCAACGCCCTGATGTACACCAAACCCGAATCCACCGTCCACATTGCCGTGGATTCAGAACCGGGGTGGGCAGTTGTGGCCGTCCAGGACGCGTGTGGGGGCATTTCGGAGCAGGATCTACCGAAGTTGTTCACCACGGGTTGGCGCAGTACCAGTGAACGCGCCCGCACCGCCTTCAGCGGTGCAGGCGTAGGTCTGAGCATGGTGGCAGGGATCGCCCAAGCACATCGTGGCGAGGTGGCGGTGGAGAACGCCGGCGATGGCTGCCGGGTCACGTTGCGGATACCCACAGCCGCCGGGTAG
- a CDS encoding response regulator transcription factor gives MTTGKYPDTSGDLSGRRILLVEDEELIAHVVRGYLQQAHFLVDMAADGFTALQLAXGAFPDLIILDRMLPGLDGAEVCRRIRETMSMPIILLTALGSEEDRILGLEMGADDYVSKPFSPRELVLRVKSLLRRSIHDLMPDPPVQHSGFLLDAGARVITAHGLPLVLTVREFDLLAFFLRHPNQVLSREELIKTXWGWDFGDLSTVTVHVRRVREKIEVNPTKPLLLKTVWGVGYRFDMVADDRQGHDQGEPCPVVTF, from the coding sequence GTGACTACCGGAAAGTACCCCGACACCTCCGGCGACCTCAGCGGTCGGCGCATCCTGCTGGTGGAGGATGAAGAATTGATCGCCCATGTGGTGCGCGGCTACTTGCAGCAAGCACACTTCCTGGTGGATATGGCAGCGGACGGCTTCACCGCGCTCCAGCTTGCCNCAGGAGCATTCCCCGATCTCATCATTTTGGATCGAATGTTGCCGGGCCTGGACGGTGCCGAAGTCTGCCGCCGGATTCGTGAAACCATGTCCATGCCCATTATTCTGCTCACGGCGTTGGGGTCCGAAGAGGACCGCATTCTCGGATTGGAAATGGGCGCTGACGACTACGTGAGCAAGCCGTTCTCGCCCCGTGAACTGGTGTTGCGGGTGAAATCTCTGCTGCGGCGCAGCATCCATGACCTCATGCCGGATCCGCCCGTCCAACACTCCGGGTTCCTGCTGGATGCGGGCGCCCGTGTCATCACTGCTCACGGCTTGCCGCTAGTGCTTACCGTGCGGGAATTTGATCTTCTGGCATTCTTCTTGCGTCATCCCAATCAGGTGTTGAGCAGGGAGGAGCTGATCAAAACGNTGTGGGGCTGGGATTTCGGGGACCTCTCAACCGTCACGGTACACGTGCGTAGGGTGCGGGAAAAGATTGAAGTCAACCCCACCAAGCCTCTCCTGCTCAAAACCGTGTGGGGTGTGGGATACCGCTTCGACATGGTTGCAGATGACCGGCAGGGCCACGACCAAGGGGAACCATGTCCAGTCGTGACCTTCTGA
- a CDS encoding glycosyltransferase family 2 protein, whose translation MNPQQGPSEPLVDVVLPCLNEAMALPSVLAAMPAGFRAIVVDNGSTDGSGELAEHLGACVIRESLRGFGAAAQAGLEAATAELVAFCDCDGSMSPAELRVLALPVRQGGADLVLGARQPQPGSWPLHAQLANRVLAAKVRRLTGVQLTDLGPMRVARRDMLLELGLLDRRSGYPLEMVLKAHLAGWIITELPIAYLPRLGKSKVTGTLSGTLRAMADMSIQLQGARRALP comes from the coding sequence ATGAACCCGCAGCAAGGACCGTCGGAGCCGTTGGTGGACGTGGTCCTACCCTGCCTAAACGAGGCGATGGCGCTGCCGTCGGTTCTGGCAGCCATGCCGGCCGGCTTCCGTGCGATTGTAGTGGATAACGGCTCCACCGACGGTTCCGGAGAGCTTGCCGAACATTTGGGCGCTTGTGTGATCCGGGAATCATTACGCGGTTTTGGTGCCGCAGCTCAGGCTGGCTTGGAGGCTGCAACTGCAGAATTGGTGGCNTTTTGCGACTGTGATGGCTCAATGAGTCCGGCAGAGTTGCGGGTCCTTGCACTACCTGTTCGTCAAGGTGGCGCCGATTTAGTACTGGGTGCACGGCAGCCACAGCCGGGGTCCTGGCCATTGCATGCACAGCTAGCGAATAGGGTTCTTGCCGCCAAAGTGCGCCGGTTGACAGGGGTCCAGCTGACAGACTTGGGACCCATGCGCGTGGCTCGACGGGACATGCTTTTGGAGCTTGGCCTACTGGACAGGCGCAGTGGCTATCCACTGGAAATGGTGCTCAAGGCCCACCTCGCCGGCTGGATCATCACCGAACTTCCCATCGCGTACTTGCCCAGGCTTGGAAAGTCGAAGGTGACGGGGACCCTCAGTGGAACGCTGCGCGCGATGGCTGACATGTCCATTCAGCTCCAAGGCGCCAGACGGGCCCTGCCATGA
- a CDS encoding DUF2064 domain-containing protein, whose translation MQRTSAXAVIAKECVPGKVKTRLCPPLTPKQAAELAQTSLSQTLRAVRQVPASRRLLVMDGTPQACDSAGFCVVAQSAGGLDERLGSICDAADGPLLILGMDTPQFTPALLAPLLSGLGSMNPVFQSWLGRTDDGGYWAIALHHPDGALIRGVPMSTAHTGLEQHAKLRAAGHRVGHLGLLTDVDTFPAALVAARQCPRTPFALAVQALAGRKEAA comes from the coding sequence GTGCAGCGGACTTCAGCATTNGCCGTCATCGCCAAGGAATGCGTACCGGGCAAAGTNAAAACGCGATTATGCCCGCCCCTAACGCCTAAACAGGCCGCCGAGCTGGCGCAGACGAGCCTCAGCCAGACGCTGCGTGCAGTACGCCAGGTCCCTGCTAGCCGCCGTCTATTGGTGATGGACGGGACACCGCAGGCCTGCGACAGTGCCGGCTTTTGTGTCGTGGCACAAAGTGCTGGCGGCCTTGATGAACGGCTCGGGAGTATTTGCGATGCCGCTGACGGCCCGCTGCTGATCCTAGGTATGGACACACCCCAATTCACACCCGCACTGCTGGCACCACTGCTNAGCGGACTGGGGAGCATGAATCCCGTTTTCCAGTCGTGGCTGGGGCGCACGGACGACGGCGGCTACTGGGCCATCGCTTTGCACCATCCCGACGGCGCCTTGATCCGCGGCGTGCCCATGTCCACCGCGCACACCGGCCTCGAGCAACACGCCAAACTCCGTGCAGCCGGACATCGGGTNGGGCACCTTGGCCTCCTGACAGATGTTGACACGTTCCCCGCAGCACTTGTGGCCGCCAGGCAGTGCCCACGAACGCCGTTCGCCCTTGCTGTTCAGGCACTGGCTGGCCGAAAGGAAGCCGCATGA
- a CDS encoding bifunctional 2-polyprenyl-6-hydroxyphenol methylase/3-demethylubiquinol 3-O-methyltransferase UbiG, with translation MNLLAREAAPGRESAPTHWFGQGAQEPYAKAMRDGRGTLILEPQTVESAVTAIHYRVEQWCEQASPAEVSMLLASRGPVLDAGCGPGRMLEAAESIGRRAXGVDVSSEAVAHARARGMKALHQSXFEPVPHEGVWGTALLLDGNIGIGGSVPALLRRMDQVLSPTGSMLIEVDVQDSLDVSYLAVLRGQGAETSEPFEWARVGSHALEHYAGSTGWQVAKWVKLATARPRVEPLESRSLQERVVCLLVRRR, from the coding sequence ATGAATCTGCTCGCCAGAGAAGCCGCGCCTGGACGTGAGTCTGCCCCTACCCATTGGTTTGGCCAGGGCGCGCAGGAACCTTATGCCAAGGCCATGCGCGATGGCCGGGGCACCTTGATCTTGGAGCCCCAGACTGTTGAATCGGCCGTGACTGCCATCCACTACAGGGTGGAACAGTGGTGTGAGCAGGCCTCGCCGGCTGAGGTGTCAATGTTGCTGGCAAGTCGCGGGCCCGTCCTGGATGCAGGATGCGGCCCGGGCCGCATGCTTGAGGCTGCGGAAAGTATTGGCCGGCGGGCTTTNGGGGTCGATGTCAGCAGTGAGGCGGTGGCCCATGCCAGAGCGCGCGGAATGAAGGCGCTCCACCAGTCCATNTTTGAGCCCGTGCCACACGAAGGTGTGTGGGGCACTGCCTTGTTGTTGGATGGGAATATTGGGATCGGCGGCAGCGTCCCTGCCCTGCTGCGACGCATGGATCAAGTCTTGAGCCCAACCGGCAGCATGTTGATCGAGGTCGATGTGCAGGACTCCTTGGATGTGAGCTATTTAGCCGTGCTGCGCGGTCAGGGCGCTGAAACTAGTGAACCGTTCGAGTGGGCACGTGTAGGTTCGCATGCACTGGAACACTACGCGGGCAGTACCGGCTGGCAGGTGGCCAAGTGGGTCAAGCTCGCCACGGCCCGGCCTAGGGTAGAACCGTTAGAGTCACGCTCGCTTCAGGAACGGGTGGTTTGCCTGCTGGTCCGGCGGAGATAG
- a CDS encoding molybdopterin-dependent oxidoreductase, translating to MTKFLQDRMDATAAKFTSTVRSKRLTVVLGRWLGAAFVICFATGLFSHLLQNPPGWMVFPTWPGALYQLTQGVHVASGIATIPLLLAKLFSVFPLLFQWPPIKSWINAVERASIALXVASSLVEIATGLLNTYKWYPWAFPFRQTHYALAWVVIGSLALHIAVKLPIIACHWRRNGLEPKPGERAKDGSSAAKEPAGMGRRAFLSTVTLTTAFVVLSTAGQSFAWLSPLNIFAPRSQNTGPLGVPINRTASEANVTESDIGTDWTMSVMTRNAERTFSLAQLRALPQTEHMLTVACVEGWSQSALWRGVRIKDLLAEVGVPADSDLKVISMEXNGSYRVMTMPAPYSSNEKTLLVLELNGAPLDLDHGYPARIMAPGRPGVLQTKWVQRIEVL from the coding sequence ATGACAAAATTTCTGCAGGACAGGATGGATGCCACTGCCGCTAAGTTCACGTCCACTGTCCGAAGCAAGCGGCTGACAGTGGTGCTGGGCCGCTGGCTGGGAGCAGCATTTGTGATCTGTTTTGCCACGGGACTGTTCAGCCACTTGTTGCAGAACCCGCCCGGCTGGATGGTGTTTCCCACTTGGCCTGGTGCGTTGTACCAATTAACTCAGGGCGTCCATGTAGCTTCGGGCATCGCCACCATCCCCTTACTGTTGGCCAAGTTATTCTCGGTATTCCCGCTCCTGTTTCAATGGCCGCCGATCAAGTCGTGGATCAACGCGGTGGAACGGGCGTCAATCGCACTTNTTGTCGCTTCCTCTCTGGTGGAGATCGCCACGGGGTTACTGAACACCTACAAGTGGTATCCATGGGCTTTCCCCTTCCGCCAAACGCACTACGCGCTGGCCTGGGTGGTCATCGGTTCACTAGCCTTGCACATCGCAGTGAAGCTGCCCATCATCGCCTGTCATTGGCGCCGCAACGGCCTGGAACCGAAACCTGGTGAGCGTGCTAAGGACGGTTCTTCTGCGGCCAAAGAACCTGCAGGAATGGGCCGACGGGCGTTCCTGTCCACTGTCACGCTCACTACCGCTTTTGTTGTCTTGAGCACCGCAGGTCAGTCCTTCGCTTGGCTCTCCCCGCTGAACATCTTTGCTCCCCGCAGTCAGAACACCGGGCCGCTGGGAGTGCCGATCAACCGGACAGCAAGCGAAGCGAACGTCACCGAAAGTGATATTGGGACGGATTGGACCATGAGCGTCATGACAAGAAACGCAGAAAGAACCTTCTCGCTGGCACAGCTGAGAGCGTTACCGCAAACTGAGCACATGCTGACGGTGGCATGCGTGGAGGGATGGAGCCAATCGGCGCTGTGGCGTGGTGTTCGCATCAAGGACCTGCTGGCCGAGGTCGGCGTACCGGCAGATTCCGATCTGAAAGTCATCAGCATGGAANAGAACGGAAGTTACCGTGTCATGACCATGCCCGCCCCTTATAGCAGCAATGAGAAGACACTGCTGGTCCTGGAACTCAACGGCGCCCCGCTGGATTTGGACCACGGATATCCGGCACGCATCATGGCACCGGGCCGTCCGGGCGTTCTGCAAACCAAATGGGTGCAACGCATCGAGGTCCTGTGA
- a CDS encoding glycosyltransferase family 87 protein, translated as MDVLKRTAAPGAPGTRWVLLTALLLGALAGVIVFWWRCRTXGPWARLAGILLAWILFGAAILSLRRVPVKMLTAVVMSGALLLGAAAVSXAPATSSDSARYAWDGIVQKAGISPYRFVPADPALKELRPDWLFRETAHGSRCPQGLYPAGSTRSGMLTSALTDGSTTLCTAINRPQVPTIYPALAEIYFLAVRLLPDPDTGYIAFQLAGLALSLVMTAVLLLFLRRRSRPMYLAAWWAWSPLVLSEAVNNAHVDVLGAVLATAALLLLVSGQRVLSGVAFGAAVAVKLIPLMMAPGMLFRRPLRFSLTAVLTFVILYLPYVLISGSAVLGYLPXYLAEEGYGAGTSGRFALVRMVVPDRWASAVGAVLLLMLAIYVWRTADPQRPWDKQVLMVGLTLLIVSPNYPWYALLLMPLIVLSGRFEYFIXPLAVTIMYLDTGILDGVIAARVGFGAAALTIIAASWGGTIAA; from the coding sequence GTGGACGTACTAAAGAGAACCGCGGCACCAGGTGCCCCTGGCACGCGATGGGTACTCCTGACTGCCTTGTTGCTGGGTGCGCTGGCTGGGGTGATCGTGTTTTGGTGGCGGTGCCGCACCNNCGGCCCTTGGGCTCGGCTGGCTGGGATATTACTGGCGTGGATCCTCTTTGGCGCAGCGATCCTCTCGCTACGCCGTGTGCCAGTAAAGATGCTGACCGCCGTGGTCATGAGCGGAGCGCTGCTGTTGGGCGCTGCCGCAGTGTCCNNGGCCCCCGCCACCAGCTCTGACTCAGCCCGCTATGCGTGGGACGGCATTGTCCAGAAAGCAGGAATTTCCCCGTACCGCTTTGTGCCAGCCGATCCAGCGTTGAAGGAATTGCGGCCGGACTGGCTGTTCCGTGAAACGGCCCATGGGAGCCGATGCCCACAGGGACTGTACCCAGCCGGTAGCACCCGTTCAGGGATGTTGACCTCTGCGCTCACTGATGGCAGTACCACGCTGTGCACCGCCATCAACCGNCCCCAAGTGCCCACCATTTATCCGGCCCTGGCCGAGATCTACTTCTTGGCAGTGCGGCTCCTTCCCGACCCCGACACCGGCTACATCGCCTTTCAGTTGGCGGGGCTGGCCCTCAGCTTGGTCATGACGGCGGTCCTGCTGCTGTTCCTGCGCCGAAGATCCCGGCCGATGTATCTGGCAGCCTGGTGGGCGTGGTCCCCACTGGTGCTTTCTGAAGCCGTCAACAACGCCCACGTGGACGTNCTTGGGGCCGTGCTTGCCACGGCTGCACTCTTGTTGCTAGTNTCGGGCCAACGTGTTCTTTCCGGTGTTGCCTTCGGTGCAGCGGTCGCCGTGAAATTGATACCGCTCATGATGGCCCCTGGNATGCTCTTTCGGCGTCCGCTGCGGTTTTCACTCACCGCAGTGTTGACGTTCGTGATCTTGTACTTGCCCTATGTTCTGATCAGCGGCTCGGCTGTGCTCGGATACCTCCCGGANTATTTGGCCGAGGAAGGTTATGGGGCCGGTACAAGTGGACGCTTCGCTCTGGTGCGCATGGTGGTACCGGATAGGTGGGCGAGCGCAGTGGGTGCCGTGCTCTTGCTCATGCTGGCCATTTATGTATGGCGTACGGCGGACCCGCAGCGGCCCTGGGACAAACAAGTGCTCATGGTAGGGCTAACACTACTGATCGTCAGCCCCAACTACCCTTGGTATGCGTTGCTTCTGATGCCGCTGATAGTTCTTAGCGGACGGTTCGAGTATTTCATCATNCCCCTTGCGGTCACCATCATGTATCTAGACACTGGCATCCTTGACGGTGTGATCGCAGCGAGGGTNGGCTTTGGTGCCGCTGCACTGACGATCATTGCAGCGTCTTGGGGCGGCACCATCGCGGCCTAG